From Coffea arabica cultivar ET-39 chromosome 2e, Coffea Arabica ET-39 HiFi, whole genome shotgun sequence, the proteins below share one genomic window:
- the LOC113730903 gene encoding bifunctional riboflavin kinase/FMN phosphatase-like isoform X2 — protein sequence MSMARTLRKLVLGVILDLDGTLLNTDGIVNDILKVHLVKYGKQWDARNAHRIAGKTPLEAAAAVVEDYELPMSPDVFLAEITPTFSEQWCNIKAQPGANRLINHLRGHGVPMALASNSPLENVETKIFYHQGWKESFSAIIGGDEVTNGKPSPDIFLEAARRLNIDPSSCLVIEDSLPGITAGKAAGMNVVAVPSIPKHSHLYTSADEVINSLLDLQLEKWSLPAFQDWVEGTLPINPWHIGGPVIKGFGRGSKVLGIPTANISTEGYLDLLSEHPSGVYHGWAGLPTRGVFKMVMSIGWNPYFNNAEKTIEPWLLHDFTEDFYGQFSIS from the exons ATGTCAATGGCAAGAACTCTAAGGAAGCTAGTATTAGGTGTCATTCTGGATTTGGACGGTACACTTCTAAACACAG ATGGAATTGTAAATGATATCTTAAAAGTTCACCTGGTTAAGTACGGGAAGCAATGGGATGCGAGAAATGCTCATAGGATAGCAGGAAAGACACCTCTGGAGGCTGCTGCTGCAGTTGTAGAAGATTATGAGCTTCCAATGTCACCTGATGTATTTCTTGCTGAAATTACTCCAACATTCTCTGAGCA GTGGTGCAATATTAAAGCTCAACCCGGTGCAAACCGGTTAATCAATCATTTAAGGGGTCATGGTGTGCCAATGGCATTGGCCTCAAATTCACCACTGGAAAATGTagaaactaaaattttttatcatcAAG GCTGGAAGGAATCCTTCTCTGCCATTATAGGAGGTGATGAAGTTACAAATGGAAAGCCATCTCCTGATAT ATTTCTTGAAGCAGCTAGGAGGCTCAACATAGATCCATCCAGCTGCCTCGTTATTGAAGATTCTCT ACCAGGCATTACAGCTGGTAAGGCTGCTGGAATGAATGTGGTTGCTGTACCATCAATCCCAAAACACTCCCATCTCTACACTTCGGCAGATGAGGTGATTAATTCTCTTTTAGATCTGCAGCTGGAAAAGTGGAGCCTACCTGCATTCCAAGATT GGGTAGAAGGGACTTTACCAATTAACCCTTGGCATATTGGAGGCCCTGTCATTAAGGGATTTGGGCGTGGATCAAAGGTGTTGGGAATTCCTACAG CAAATATATCCACAGAGGGCTATCTGGATCTCCTTTCGGAACATCCCTCTGGTGTATACCATGGGTGGGCGGGATTACCAACTCGAGGTGTTTTCAAGATGGTCATGAGCATTGGTTGGAATCCATATTTTAACAATGCTGAGAAAACTATA
- the LOC140037186 gene encoding putative F-box protein At1g49610, giving the protein MVKRSGSSGRRSPSSPLRASHGDGRKSVSYSPSRSFYGSASDLERVSGRRYSSYSRSRASHSEGGNSVSCSRSPSSHGNGSNSERARVSGREKSPGTHGDGRNSKRVRVSKSDKCTETSGNDRISALPNKILVHILSFLTMDEAVATGILSKRWEYLWTEIPNLVYIKMDEKKNEYYPEGFLKFIGETLQFHTCTRIKNFMVKFFYRDRYIDYFDTWVGFALKNRAEELSLISVLEGSRYTRAMFYRLYTLRRKLCTNSVLTKLELSLCTFAPNSLISWKSLKSLSLGCVKLQESILQTIQLGSPRLEYLELKHFTGLETINITSQSVKKLVLRDYHVNEYYGDFHNPALKVSCPNVCSLEVLGCLETILQLTDTTFQVEANLDFNLREIGSVTYENCQKMVQSLLESLGSVEKLSIGSWFLQVLSTMEKGNLLCPSSPCKSLTLNVSRSIEREDLYGIVCILESLPNLEVLTLVMSSADRPKFLNQSIRDNFPKLNGSLNCLQQHLKTVRVINFVQKAHETEFLEYLLENAEKLEKMTIEVSNSVQMLESFQLTKKLLSFPRASTRAMILFSEGP; this is encoded by the exons ATGGTAAAACGTAGTGGTTCTAGTGGTCGTCGCTCTCCATCTAGCCCTTTACGCGCATCCCATGGCGATGGTAGAAAGTCGGTTTCATATAGCCCTTCACGCTCATTCTATGGCAGTGCTAGCGACTTGGAAAGGGTTTCTGGTCGTCGTTACTCTTCATACAGCCGTTCAAGGGCATCCCATAGTGAAGGTGGAAACTCAGTTTCATGCAGCCGTTCACCCAGTTCCCACGGCAATGGTAGCAACTCGGAAAGGGCTCGAGTCTCAGGACGGGAAAAATCTCCGGGAACCCATGGCGATGGTAGGAACTCGAAAAGGGTTCGTGTCTCAAAATCGGATAAATGTACGGAAACCTCCGGGAATGATAGGATTAGTGCATTGCCGAACAAGATCCTGGTGCACATCCTTTCATTCTTGACAATGGATGAAGCTGTTGCCACAGGTATTTTATCCAAAAGGTGGGAGTACCTTTGGACCGAGATTCCTAACTTGGTTTATATCAAAATGGACGAGAAAAAGAATGAATACTACCCGGAAGGGTTTTTAAAATTCATTGGAGAAACCCTACAATTTCACACTTGCACCCGGATTAAGAATTTCATGGTCAAGTTCTTTTACAGGGACCGTTACATCGATTATTTTGATACCTGGGTTGGATTTGCACTAAAAAATAGGGCGGAAGAACTTTCTTTGATTTCCGTACTGGAGGGTTCTCGTTATACACGTGCGATGTTTTACCGACTTTATACCTTACGCAGGAAATTATGTACAAATTCGGTCTTGACCAAGCTAGAGTTGTCGTTGTGTACATTTGCACCAaattccttaatttcttggaaGTCTCTGAAAAGTTTGTCGTTAGGATGTGTAAAATTGCAAGAAAGTATACTCCAGACGATACAATTAGGGAGCCCCAGATTGGAATATTTAGAATTGAAGCACTTTACTGGACTCGAGACAATAAATATTACGAGTCAGAGTGTAAAAAAATTGGTGCTGAGAGATTATCATGTTAATGAATATTATGGTGATTTTCATAATCCTGCGCTGAAGGTTTCGTGTCCTAATGTTTGTTCGCTAGAGGTGTTAGGATGTCTTGAAACAATATTGCAGCTGACAGACACGACATTCCAGGTTGAGGCCAATCTTGATTTCAACCTACGCGAAATAGGTTCTGTTACCTATGAAAATTGCCAAAAAATGGTCCAAAGTCTGCTTGAAAGCCTTGGTAGTGTAGAAAAACTATCAATCGGAAGTTGGTTTCTCCAG GTACTATCAACAATGGAGAAAGGCAATTTGCTTTGTCCATCATCACCCTGCAAAAGCTTGACACTAAATGTGAGCAGAAGCATTGAGAGAGAGGATTTGTATGGGATTGTTTGCATCCTTGAGAGTTTACCAAACCTGGAAGTTCTGACCTTAGTTATGAGTTCTGCCGACAGGCCAAAG TTCTTAAATCAATCAATCCGCGACAATTTCCCCAAGCTAAATGGCTCATTGAATTGCTTGCAACAACATCTCAAGACAGTAAGGGTAATTAACTTCGTTCAAAAGGCACATGAAACTGAATTTCTAGAGTATCTGCTTGAGAATGCAGAGAAACTTGAGAAGATGACCATTGAAGTTTCCAACAGTGTTCAGATGCTAGAAAGTTTCCAGCTAACCAAAAAGCTATTGAGCTTCCCAAGAGCCTCTACTCGTGCGATGATCTTGTTTTCTGAAGGTCCCTGA
- the LOC113725921 gene encoding myosin-2: MVVKPAAIVRGENARICLMKKMKAIRAIQKCVKSQLRSTMLDEKDQAAIFLQASIRGWLAWRHYNSIDKRERQFNEEARNVKNLENKDQIMVPYSVLVDLQRRVLKTEALLDKKKEENATLKLQIKQLERKRQQFETKMKLMEKTWQDQLTSMQMSLAAKKSSSKHAVGKLGLLLALPEIQDEEAPDPSPTSRFQLNGRSNSDQLIDHEKGILDEDTGIFIHIEPGRMASSTNPEEELERLKFKFKTWKKDFKNKLMVAKTTIKKLGNSETGKNSHKKWWGR; this comes from the exons ATGGTCGTCAAACCTGCTGCCA TTGTTCGTGGTGAAAATGCAAGAATATgtttaatgaaaaaaatgaaagccaTTCGAGCCATACAGAAATGTGTAAAAAGTCAGCTCAGAAGTACCATGTTAGACGAAAAGGATCAGGCAGCAATATTCTTGCAAGCAA GCATCCGTGGTTGGTTGGCATGGAGGCACTACAATTCCATAGACAAAAGAGAAAGACAGTTCAATGAGGAAGCAAGGAATGTgaaaaacctagaaaataag GATCAAATTATGGTTCCATACTCGGTTTTAGTTGATCTACAAAGACGAGTTCTGAAAACAGAGGCCTTATTAGAcaagaagaaagaggaaaatGCCACTTTAAAGCTACAAATAAAGCAACTCGAGAGAAAGAGGCAGCAATTTGagacaaaaatgaaattgatggaGAAGACATGGCAAGATCAGTTAACATCTATGCAA ATGAGTCTAGCAGCTAAAAAGAGCTCTTCTAAACATGCTGTGGGCAAACTCGGCCTACTTTTGGCTTTACCTGAAATTCAGGACGAAGAAGCACCTGATCCATCACCTACATCTAGGTTTCAATTAAATGGCAGATCAAATTCTGATCAGCTCATTGATCATGAGAAAGGGATTTTGGATGAAGATACTGGCATCTTTATTCACATTGAACCTGGAAGGATGGCTTCTAGCACCAATCCAGAAGAGGAGCTCGAGAGACTGAAGTTCAAGTTTAAAACTTGGAAGAAAGACTTCAAGAATAAGTTGATGGTAGCAAAAACCACAATCAAGAAGCTTGGCAACTCTGAAACAGGGAAAAATAGTCATAAGAAATGGTGGGGAAGATAA
- the LOC113730905 gene encoding uncharacterized protein: MDWEDEPIPDILIKEQPKTKSLWDDEDVDDNDVKESWEDEDEPAAAPIVEPPAAKVPKKPTAKSGEQKEKKGKAAEVAKEEPLDPVEEKLRQQRLVEEADYKSTTELFGKRGDEKTLDNFIPKSEGDFAEYAELISHKLRPYEKSYHYIGLLKAVMRLSMTSLKGADAKDVASSVTAIANEKIKAEKEANAGKKKTGGAKKKQLHVDKDEDVAVVDAYDGFDDYDFM; encoded by the exons ATGGATTGGG AGGATGAACCTATTCCGGATATTTTGATAAAGGAACAACCTAAAACTAAAAGTTTGTGGGATGATGAAGACGTAGATGACAATGACGTGAAAGAGTCTTGGGAAGATGAAGATGAGCCTGCTGCg GCACCCATAGTAGAACCACCTGCTGCAAAGGTCCCAAAGAAGCCAACAGCAAAATCAGGTGagcagaaagaaaagaaagggaaagctgCTGAAGTTGCAAAGGAGGAGCCACTAGATCCTGTAGAAGAAAAACTTCGCCAGCAAAG GCTAGTAGAAGAAGCTGATTATAAGTCCACGACTGAGTTATTTGGTAAGAGAGGTGATGAGAAGACCCTGGACAatttcattcccaaatcagaaGGTGACTTTGCAGAATATGCAGAACTCATTTCCCACAAGCTGCGTCCTTATGAG AAAAGCTACCATTATATTGGTTTGCTCAAAGCTGTAATGAGATTATCAATGACTTCACTGAAAGGGGCGGATGCCAAGGATGTAGCCTCTTCAGTCACTGCAATTGCAAATGAAAAGATAAAAGCCGAAAAAGAAGCAAATGCTGGGAAGAAGAAGACAGGAG GTGCAAAGAAGAAACAGTTGCATGTTGATAAAGATGAAGATGTCGCGGTTGTTGATGCATATGATGGCTTTGATGATTATGATTTCATGTGA